In one Rhinopithecus roxellana isolate Shanxi Qingling chromosome 1, ASM756505v1, whole genome shotgun sequence genomic region, the following are encoded:
- the APEH gene encoding acylamino-acid-releasing enzyme yields MERQVLLSEPEEAAALYRGLSRQPALSAACLGPEVTTQYGGQYRTVHTEWTQRDLERMENIRFCRQYLVFHDGDSVVFAGPAGNSVETRGELLSRESPSGSMKAVLRKAGGTGPGEEKQFLEVWEKNRKLKSFNLSALEKHGPVYEDDCFGCLSWSHSETHLLYVAERKRPKAESFFQTKALDVSASDDEIARLKKPDQAIKGDQFVFYEDWGENMVSKSIPVLCVLDVESGNISVLEGVPENVSPGQAFWAPGDAGVVFVGWWHEPFRLGIRFCTNRRSALYYVDLIGGKCELLSDDSLAVSSPRLSPDQCRIVYLQYPSLIPHHQCSQLCLYDWYTKVTSVVVDVVPRQLGENFSGIYCSLLPLGCWSADSQRVVFDSAQRSRQDLFAVDTQVGTVTSLTAGGSGGSWKLLTIDRDLMVAQFSTPSLPPTLKVGFLPSAGKEQSVLWVSLEEAEPIPDIHWGIRVLQPPPEQENVQYAGLDFEAILLQPCNPPDKTQVPMVVMPHGGPHSSFVTAWMLFPAMLCKMGFAVLLVNYRGSTGFGQDSILSLPGNVGHQDVKDVQFAVEQVLQEEHFDASHVALMGGSHGGFISCHLIGQYPETYRACVARNPVINIASMLGSTDIPDWCVVEAGFPFSSDCLPDLSVWAEMLDKSPIKYIPQVKTPLLLMLGQEDRRVPFKQGMEYYRALKTRNVPVRLLLYPKSTHALSEVEVESDSFMNAVLWLRTHLGS; encoded by the exons ATGGAACGTCAG GTGCTGCTGAGCGAGCCCGAGGAGGCGGCGGCTCTGTATCGGGGCCTTAGCCGCCAGCCCGCGCTGAGCGCCGCCTGCCTGGGCCCGGAGGTCACCACGCAGTACGGCGGCCAGTATCGGACGGTGCACACTG AGTGGACCCAGAGGGACCTGGAACGCATGGAGAACATTCGATTCTGCCGCCAATACCTGGTGTTCCATGATGGGGACTCAGTGGTGTTTGCCGGACCTGCAGGCAACAGTGTGGAGACCCGGGGGGA ACTGCTGAGCAGAGAGTCTCCTTCAGGCAGCATGAAAGCTGTGCTGCGCAAGGCTGGAGGCACGGGCCCTGGGGAAGAGAAGCAGTTCCTGGAG GTCTGGGAGAAGAACCGGAAGCTCAAGAGCTTCAACCTATCAGCACTGGAGAAACATGGGCCTGTTTATGAGGATG ACTGTTTTGGCTGCCTGTCCTGGTCGCACTCGGAGACACACTTGTTGTATGTGGCAGAGAGGAAGCGCCCCAAGGCCGAGTCCTTCTTTCAGACCAAAGCCTTGGACGTCAGTGCCAGCGATGATGAGATAGCCAGGCTGAAGAAGCCAGACCAAGCCATCAAG GGGGATCAGTTTGTATTTTACGAAGACTGGGGAGAAAACATGGTTTCCAAAAGCATCCCTGTGCTCTGCGTGCTGGATGTCGAGAGTGGCAACATCTCTGTGCTTGAGGGGGTCCCTGAGAATGTGTCCCCTGGACAG GCATTCTGGGCCCCTGGAGATGCTGGTGTGGTGTTTGTGGGCTGGTGGCATGAGCCTTTCCGGTTGGGCATCCGCTTTTGCACCAATCGCAG GTCAGCCCTGTACTATGTGGATCTCATCGGGGGGAAGTGTG AGCTCCTCTCAGATGATTCCCTGGCTGTCTCTTCTCCCCGGCTGAGCCCAGACCAATGTCGCATTGTCTACCTGCAGTACCCATCTCTGATCCCCCATCATCAGTGCAGCCAGCTGTGCCTG TATGACTGGTATACCAAGGTTACCTCAGTGGTGGTAGACGTTGTGCCTCGGCAGCTGGGAG AGAACTTCTCTGGGATCTACTGCAGCCTTCTGCCTCTGGGATGCTGGTCAGCTGACAGCCAGAGAGTGGTCTTTGACTCGGCTCAGCGCAGCCGGCAG GACCTGTTTGCTGTGGACACCCAAGTGGGCACCGTGACCTCCCTCACAGCTG GAGGGTCAGGTGGGAGCTGGAAGCTGCTCACAATTGACCGGGACCTCATGGTGGCACAGTTTTCCACACCCAGTCTACCTCCAACCCTG AAAGTTGGGTTCCTGCCTTCTGCAGGGAAGGAGCAATCAGTGTTGTGGGTGTCCCTGGAGGAGGCCGAGCCCATTCCTGACATCCACTGGGGCATCCGGGTGCTACAGCCACCCCCAGAGCAAGAGAATGTGCAGTATG CTGGCCTTGACTTTGAAGCAATCCTACTGCAGCCCTGCAACCCTCCAGATAAGACCCAGGTGCCCATGGTGGTTATGCCCCACG GGGGGCCCCATTCATCCTTTGTCACTGCCTGGATGCTGTTCCCAGCCATGCTTTGCAAGATGGGCTTTGCGGTACTACTAG TGAACTATCGTGGCTCCACGGGCTTTGGCCAGGACAgcatcctctccctcccaggcAATGTGGGCCACCAGGATGTGAAGGATGTCCAG TTTGCAGTGGAACAGGTGCTCCAGGAGGAACACTTTGATGCAAGCCATGTGGCCCTTATGGGTGGTTCCCATGGTGGCTTCATCTCCTGCCACTTGATTGGTCAGTACCCAGAGACCTACAGGGCCTGCGTGGCCCGGAACCCTGTGATCAACATCGCCTCCATGTTGGGCTCCACTGACATCCCTGACTG GTGCGTGGTGGAGGCTGGCTTTCCTTTCAGCAGTGACTGCCTGCCAGACCTCAGCGTGTGGGCTGAGATGCTGGACAAATCGCCCATCAAATACATCCCTCAG GTGAAGACACCACTGTTACTGATGTTGGGCCAGGAGGACCGGCGTGTGCCCTTCAAGCAGGGCATGGAGTATTACCGTGCCCTCAAGACCCGGAATGTGCCTGTTCG GCTCCTGCTGTATCCCAAAAGCACCCACGCACTATCAGAGGTGGAGGTGGAGTCAGACAGCTTCATGAATGCTGTGCTCTGGCTACGCACACACTTGGGCAGCTGA